A single window of Methylacidimicrobium sp. AP8 DNA harbors:
- a CDS encoding aspartate aminotransferase family protein, whose protein sequence is MPFDLPGILRSRMGENYSLHQKYLNRTLVRVQQIIGFDKVYVRAKGAYLYDREDNEYLDFLGGFGVFAIGRNHPVPQKAIRDVLAMDLPNMVQMDSALLSGLLAEALVKRFAAQGASHLDSVFLCNSGTEAVEGAIKFARAGTGRPRILSLENSFHGLSMGSLSLTGNPFFHDGFAPFLPGCSTVRLGDLAALERELQKGDVAALVIEPVQGKGVQFPRDDFFVQAQALCRRHGTLLVCDEVQTGLGRTGKWFAFEHWGLEPDIVTLAKALSAGYVPCGAILTRRSIYQKVFNRLDRCVVHSSTFGRNNLACACGLAALSVLEEEKLVENAARMGERLEEGLLELQKQHEIIKEVRVKGLMVAVEFGEPRSLRLKMAWKTVHALDPGLFPQLVVSQLMAKHRILTQVAANNADVIKALPPLIVGPKEVDYFLSSLDSVLADLRKFPGPLWDLGTNFVKAMRNGAEQPLSV, encoded by the coding sequence ATGCCTTTCGATCTTCCGGGAATCCTCCGTTCCCGCATGGGGGAAAACTACTCCCTCCACCAGAAATACCTCAACCGCACGCTGGTTCGGGTGCAGCAGATCATCGGGTTCGACAAGGTCTACGTCCGGGCGAAGGGCGCCTATCTCTACGACCGGGAAGACAACGAATACCTTGATTTTCTGGGGGGCTTCGGCGTCTTCGCCATCGGCCGCAACCATCCGGTGCCCCAGAAGGCCATCCGGGACGTTCTTGCGATGGACCTGCCGAACATGGTCCAGATGGATTCCGCGCTGCTGAGCGGACTTTTGGCCGAAGCGCTGGTCAAGCGGTTCGCCGCCCAAGGGGCTTCCCATCTCGACTCGGTCTTCCTTTGCAACAGCGGCACCGAGGCGGTCGAGGGCGCGATCAAGTTCGCCCGGGCGGGCACGGGCAGGCCGCGGATCCTCTCGCTGGAGAACTCCTTTCACGGGCTCTCGATGGGCTCGCTCTCCTTGACCGGGAACCCGTTCTTTCACGACGGCTTTGCGCCTTTCCTCCCGGGCTGCTCGACCGTCCGGCTCGGCGACTTGGCCGCGCTCGAGCGCGAGCTGCAGAAAGGGGACGTGGCCGCGCTGGTCATCGAGCCGGTGCAAGGGAAAGGAGTGCAGTTTCCCCGGGACGACTTCTTCGTGCAGGCGCAAGCGCTCTGCCGCCGGCACGGGACGCTTCTGGTTTGCGACGAGGTGCAGACAGGGCTCGGAAGAACCGGAAAATGGTTCGCCTTCGAGCATTGGGGCCTGGAGCCGGACATCGTCACGCTGGCCAAAGCGCTCTCCGCGGGATATGTGCCGTGCGGGGCCATCCTTACCCGGCGGTCGATCTACCAGAAGGTCTTCAACCGGCTCGACCGGTGCGTCGTCCACTCGTCGACCTTCGGGCGCAACAACCTGGCTTGCGCCTGCGGGCTGGCCGCCCTTTCCGTGCTGGAAGAGGAAAAGCTCGTGGAGAACGCGGCCCGGATGGGAGAACGGCTCGAAGAGGGGCTGCTCGAGCTGCAGAAGCAGCATGAGATCATCAAGGAGGTCCGGGTCAAGGGGCTCATGGTGGCCGTGGAATTCGGCGAGCCGCGATCCTTGCGGCTTAAGATGGCTTGGAAAACCGTCCATGCGCTCGACCCCGGGCTCTTTCCGCAGCTTGTGGTCTCGCAGCTCATGGCCAAGCACCGCATCCTCACGCAGGTCGCCGCCAACAACGCGGACGTGATCAAGGCCCTCCCGCCCTTGATCGTCGGCCCCAAGGAGGTCGACTACTTCCTGAGCTCCCTCGACTCGGTGCTAGCGGACCTGCGCAAATTCCCGGGTCCGCTGTGGGACTTGGGGACCAACTTCGTCAAGGCGATGCGCAACGGCGCGGAACAGCCGCTCTCCGTTTGA